Proteins found in one Cellulomonas palmilytica genomic segment:
- a CDS encoding septum formation family protein, with protein MLTDRTPWPDGLTDNLTDAQRRRLRGVRTRLILVAVLAVAGSVMVGFALLPTMDRLEQIDGQLSVLPSPTAGTAEEEFTLPLGLPPGTCYTEVPGADDMSDLHEVDCERPHLTELSATVALTEPFDESDWTELAEIEAACMHANHAFGTAPGEQATSPESYRHYIAWPHSSQWDDEGGRVAYCFYAARSAPTTGSLVAGTSELLPGHV; from the coding sequence ATGCTCACAGACCGGACCCCGTGGCCCGACGGCCTGACCGACAACCTCACCGATGCGCAGAGGCGGCGTCTCCGCGGCGTGCGCACGCGGCTCATCCTCGTCGCCGTCCTCGCGGTGGCCGGTTCCGTCATGGTGGGCTTCGCCCTGCTCCCGACGATGGACAGGCTCGAGCAGATCGACGGCCAGCTGTCCGTGCTGCCCTCGCCGACGGCCGGCACCGCCGAGGAGGAGTTCACGCTGCCTCTCGGGTTGCCGCCCGGGACGTGCTACACGGAGGTTCCTGGCGCCGACGACATGTCCGACCTGCACGAGGTCGACTGCGAGCGGCCGCACCTCACGGAGCTGAGCGCCACCGTCGCCCTGACCGAGCCGTTCGACGAGTCCGACTGGACCGAGCTCGCCGAGATCGAGGCGGCGTGCATGCACGCGAACCACGCGTTCGGCACCGCGCCGGGCGAGCAGGCGACGAGCCCGGAGAGCTACCGCCACTACATCGCGTGGCCCCACAGCAGCCAGTGGGACGACGAGGGCGGACGCGTCGCCTACTGCTTCTACGCGGCGCGCTCGGCTCCGACGACGGGCTCGCTCGTCGCCGGCACCTCCGAGCTCCTCCCCGGCCATGTGTGA